The genomic DNA TAGATGCGAGTGTCGGTGGCGATGCTGCCGGCACCGCCAACCGCCGGTTACGTATCCGTCTAGAAGTCGAGGTCGAGGGTGGGTCGGCTGCGAGGCGCGTCCACGGGTGGAGTCACAGGACCCGGCGTGGAGGTATTGGCGGAGAAGTCGTGAACAGAGCGTGGGTGCGCGGACATGGCGGCGGTGATAGCGCGCAGATCAACACCGTGGTCGATGGCCGGACCGGCGGGAACAGGATCGACCACCTCGGTGATCGCCATGTCCAGCACGTCGCGCATCAGGCCGGTGTCGCCGTTCTGCATGTACTCGAAACGTCCCCAGACGAACTGCTCACGCAGGTCCCCGACCAGGGGGTTCTGCTTCAGCTCGGTCTTGCTGACGGCTTGGAAGCGATCGGTGTCGAGCCTGTAACCGGCTTCGGCGGACAGTTGCCGGAAAAAGGCGAATTGAGTACGGGTGTTGCCCTCACGAAATGGATGGACGAAGTTTATCCGCAGCCACACTGTGGTCAGTTCGCCGATGAAGTCGCTGCGGGCAAGTCCGCGCAGATTGTCTTTAACAGCGATGCGGTCGAGAACGACTTTAGCGGCCTGAGGGACTTCGCGGGCCTTGAAATACTTGTGCGGAATTTCGGTGACGCGGTTTTGCCCGTTGCGGATGGCGGCGACGTCCGGCCCCCACTTGACCATCGGCC from Rhodococcus pyridinivorans includes the following:
- a CDS encoding Fic/DOC family protein, which translates into the protein MTPRYSQEWLDYFIPDTIEWTPDEMPDISRAVMKNLVLQSDRWPHGFPDAQTVHRAEGIASYQRMRELTERPLPGRYDLDHFQRTHYHLFQDVYPWAGQLRTAPQDWPMVKWGPDVAAIRNGQNRVTEIPHKYFKAREVPQAAKVVLDRIAVKDNLRGLARSDFIGELTTVWLRINFVHPFREGNTRTQFAFFRQLSAEAGYRLDTDRFQAVSKTELKQNPLVGDLREQFVWGRFEYMQNGDTGLMRDVLDMAITEVVDPVPAGPAIDHGVDLRAITAAMSAHPRSVHDFSANTSTPGPVTPPVDAPRSRPTLDLDF